From Quercus lobata isolate SW786 chromosome 1, ValleyOak3.0 Primary Assembly, whole genome shotgun sequence, one genomic window encodes:
- the LOC115991932 gene encoding uncharacterized protein LOC115991932 → MIRKRYQEAKTGFQLVKSMNAQKYLKKIGLGKEDYYFWKQIGKALLCTYTLFGVAWLYNETSPLGWWTLKPRPKEEKELAHLYERREFPYPGDEEAMEEFVAKGGMIGTTIGPKGVVETDKDAFNYQKDLQNKKLEQEAQKLWLRMRNEVIQELQEKGHDVE, encoded by the exons ATGATTCGCAAACGATATCAAGAAGCCAAAACAG GTTTTCAATTGGTGAAATCGATGAATGCCCAGAAGTATTTGAAGAAAATAGGACTTGGGAAAGAGGACTACTACTTCTGGAAGCAAATTGGCAAGGCTCTACTATGTACTTACACGCTATTTGGTGTCGCATGGCTCTACAACGAAACATCACCGCTAGGTTGGTGGACGTTAAAGCCCCGCCCCAAGGAAGAAAAAGAGCTAGCACACCTGTATGAGCGGCGAGAGTTTCCGTACCCGGGTGATGAAGAAGCAATGGAAGAGTTCGTTGCCAAAGGGGGTATGATTGGCACAACCATCGGTCCAAAAGGGGTTGTTGAAACCGATAAGGATGCGTTTAACTACCAGAAGGACTTGCAAAACAAGAAGCTTGAGCAAGAAGCTCAGAAGCTGTGGTTGAGGATGAGGAATGAGGTCATTCAGGAGCTTCAAGAGAAGGGGCATGATGTTGAGTGA